In the Oryza glaberrima chromosome 6, OglaRS2, whole genome shotgun sequence genome, one interval contains:
- the LOC127777157 gene encoding serine/threonine-protein kinase STY46-like → MDRGGQVSPVPATATAPRKVRREHMRLGVYHDVLQRLRDAGAPEALAPDFTEKLWTHFHRFNASYAMDVNVERAEDVLMHMKLLEKATHPENQPAFSVRIVQVPLDIDASEADSQSNITEDDNCPTPRTPAEHPAPIFGSTTALKALVRQASSKNLLDDNQDIDAILRPMHEITFASDDKPKGLTQLSSLLGNLNLDIKEVHALSTNDGYFLDIFIVIGWDHKETQLLEEALEKEIHNYEPQMPSKSSCWPPELAGKQSLINSQVNHVQIPKDNTDEWEINFDVLDIQEKVASGTYGDLYRGTYFGEDVAIKVLKSDRLNENMQEEFNEEVFIMRKIRHKNIVRFLGACTKSPTLCIVTEFMKNGSVYDYLHKRKGSFKLPSLLKAAVDISKGMNYLHQNKIIHRDLKTANLLMDEHELIKVADFGVARVKAESGIMTAETGTYRWMAPEVIEHKPYDSKADVFSFGVVLWELLTGKIPHEFLTPLQAAIGVVQEGLRPVIPKATDPKLALLLESCWQQNAVNRPDFVQILQKLDEIAGEHGIDLTHPHKEKEKGGFFTFGKVH, encoded by the exons ATGGACCGCGGCGGTCAGGTCTCTCccgtgccggcgacggcgacggcgccgcggaAGGTCAGGAGAGAACACATGAGGCTGGGGGTGTACCACGACGTGCTGCAGCGGCTCAGGGACGCCGGCGCGCCTGAGGCCCTCGCGCCGGACTTCACCGAGAAGCTCTGGACGCACTTCCACCGCTTCAACGCCAG TTATGCCATGGATGTCAATGTTGAGAGGGCAGAAGACGTTCTGATGCACATGAAGCTGCTTGAGAAGGCTACCCATCCTGAAAATCAGCCTGCCTTCTCAGTGAGAATTGTTCAG GTTCCTCTAGATATTGATGCGAGTGAAGCCGATTCACAGTCAAACATCACTGAAGATGACAACTGTCCTACGCCAAGAACACCAGC TGAACACCCTGCACCTATTTTTGGCTCTACCACAGCCCTTAAGGCTCTTGTTCGTCAAGCAAGCAGCAAGAACCTCCTGGATGACAACCAAGACATAGATGCTATTCTCAG ACCCATGCATGAGATCACCTTTGCATCTGATGACAAACCAAAGGGCCTTACGCAA CTGTCTTCACTTCTAGGCAATCTCAATCTTGATATCAAAGAAGTACATGCACTTTCAACAAATGATGGTTACTTCTTAGATATTTTCATCGTAATCGGATGGGATCACAAG GAAACCCAACTTCTCGAAGAAGCGTTGGAGAAGGAAATTCACAATTACGAACCACAG ATGCCCTCAAAATCTTCTTGCTGGCCTCCTGAATTAGCAGGCAAGCAGTCTTTGATTAACTCGCAAGTCAACCATGTTCAGATACCTAAAGATAACACAGATGAATGGGAAATTAACTTCGACGTATTGGATATTCAAGAGAAAGTGGCATCTGGAACGTATGGTGATCT CTATCGCGGTACATATTTTGGTGAAGATGTCGCAATTAAGGTGCTCAAGTCAGATCGTCTTAATGAGAACATGCAGGAGGAATTTAACGAAGAAGTATTCATCATGAG GAAGATTCGTCATAAGAACATTGTTCGATTTCTTGGGGCATGCACCAAATCCCCAACCTTATGTATTGTCACAG AGTTTATGAAAAATGGAAGTGTTTACGACTACCTTCATAAGCGTAAAGGTTCCTTCAAACTTCCCAGTCTGCTTAAAGCTGCAGTTGATATATCAAAAGGGATGAACTATTTacaccaaaataaaattattcatCGAGACTTGAAGACAGCAAACCTTCTTATGGATGAGCACGAG CTTATCAAGGTTGCTGATTTTGGTGTTGCACGTGTAAAAGCTGAATCAGGGATTATGACTGCCGAAACTGGTACATATCGTTGGATGGCTCCTGAG GTTATTGAGCATAAGCCATATGATTCAAAGGCTGATGTCTTTAGCTTTGGTGTTGTTTTGTGGGAGCTACTTACGGGAAAG ATTCCTCACGAGTTTCTAACACCACTCCAAGCAGCCATAGGTGTTGTTCAAGAG GGTTTAAGACCAGTTATTCCCAAGGCCACAGATCCTAAACTCGCGCTGTTACTTGAGAGTTGCTGGCAGCAAAATGCTGTCAACAGACCAGACTTTGTACAAATTTTGCAAAAGCTTGATGAAATTGCTGGGGAG CATGGCATTGATCTTACCCATCCCCATAaagagaaggagaaaggagGCTTCTTTACTTTTGGGAAGGTCCATTGA
- the LOC127777158 gene encoding thiosulfate sulfurtransferase 16, chloroplastic-like, with translation MATLARVSLPSVLLTLRHGATTQGFAAARPAAVVAKRLLGSVRCGGAAEALGADMAVPRSVPVRVAHELQQAGHRYLDVRTEGEFAGGHPVGAVNIPYMYKTGSGLTKNTHFLEKVSTTFGKEDEIIVGCQSGKRSLMAASELCSAGFTAVTDIAGGFSAWKENELPTNK, from the exons ATGGCGACCTTGGCGCGCGTCTCCCTCCCCTCTGTCCTCCTCAC GCTGCGGCATGGCGCAACCACCCAGGGcttcgcggcggcgaggccggcggcggtggtggcaaaGAGGTTGCTCGGATCCGTCAG atgcggcggcgccgccgaggcctTGGGCGCGGACATGGCGGTGCCGCGGTCGGTGCCGGTGCGCGTCGCCCACGAGCTGCAGCAGGCCGGACACCGCTATCTCGACGTCAG AACCGAGGGTGAGTTTGCAGGTGGGCATCCAGTTGGAGCTGTAAACATCCCATATATGTACAAAACCGGCTCAG GACTGACAAAAAACACACATTTTCTTGAGAAAGTGTCGACTACCTTTGGGAAGGAGGATGAGATCATCGTT GGATGCCAAAGTGGCAAGAGATCCCTCATGGCAGCATCTGAACTCTGCTCTGCT GGTTTTACTGCTGTCACCGACATTGCCGGTGGATTTTCTGCCTGGAAGGAGAATGAACTCCCAACCAACAAGTGA
- the LOC127777398 gene encoding GDSL esterase/lipase At5g55050-like yields the protein MVGMKKKSVGLGRLSLMLSMVQVLGAVGGGGVHPSKMRLVPAVYVLGDSTLDVGNNNHLPGKDVPRANKPYYGIDFPGSKPTGRFSNGFNAADYVAKNLGFDKSPPAYLVLKARNYLVPAALVMGVNYASAGAGILDSTNTGRSIPLSKQVVYLNSTRAEMVAKAGSGAVSDLLAKSFFLFGVGSNDMFAFAAAQQKLNRSATPSEVEAFYTSLISNYSAAITELYGMGARKFGIINVGPVGCVPSVRVANATGGCNDGMNQLAAGFDAALRGHMSGLAARLPGLAYSIADSYALTQLTFADPGAAGYANADSACCGGGRLGAEGPCQRGAALCGDRDRFVFWDSVHPSQQANKLGAKAYFHGPPQFTSPINFNQLANYNS from the exons ATGGTGGGCATGAAGAAGAAGAGTGTGGGCTTAGGTCGTCTTAGCCTGATGTTATCCATGGTTCAGGTGTTGggggccgtcggcggcggcggcgtccatccGAGCAAGATGCGGCTGGTGCCGGCGGTGTACGTGTTGGGCGACTCGACGCTGGACGTCGGCAACAACAACCACCTGCCGGGGAAAGACGTCCCTAGGGCCAACAAGCCCTACTACGGCATCGACTTCCCTGGCTCCAAGCCCACCGGACGCTTCAGCAACGGCTTCAACGCCGCCGACTACGTTG CAAAGAATCTGGGTTTCGACAAGAGCCCTCCGGCCTATCTGGTACTCAAAGCACGCAACTATCTCGTCCCGGCCGCTCTAGTGATGGGTGTCAACTATGCTTCTGCCGGAGCTGGGATTCTCGACTCCACT AACACCGGACGCAGCATTCCACTGTCGAAGCAGGTGGTGTACTTGAACTCGACGAGGGCGGAGATGGTGGCGAAGGCGGGGTCCGGCGCGGTGAGCGACCTGCTGGCCAAGTCCTTCTTCCTCTTCGGCGTCGGCAGCAACGACAtgttcgccttcgccgccgcgcagcaGAAGCTCAACCGCTCCGCGACACCCAGCGAGGTGGAGGCCTTCTACACAAGCCTCATCTCCAACTACTCGGCGGCTATCACG GAGCTGTACGGGATGGGCGCGAGGAAGTTTGGGATCATCAACGTTGGGCCGGTGGGGTGCGTGCCGAGCGTGCGCGTGGCGAACGCAACGGGCGGCTGCAACGACGGCATGaaccagctcgccgccggcttcgaCGCGGCGCTCCGCGGCCACATGtccggcctcgccgcgcggcTGCCGGGGCTCGCCTACTCCATCGCCGACTCGTACGCGCTCACGCAGCTGACCTTCGCCGACCCGGGCGCCGCCGGCTACGCGAACGCCGACAGcgcgtgctgcggcggcgggaggctgGGCGCGGAGGGGCCCTgccagcgcggcgcggcgctgtGCGGCGACCGCGACCGGTTCGTGTTCTGGGACAGCGTCCACCCGTCGCAGCAGGCCAACAAGCTCGGCGCCAAGGCCTACTTCCACGGCCCGCCCCAGTTCACCTCCCCCATCAACTTCAACCAGCTCGCCAATTACAACAGCTGA